A DNA window from Naumovozyma dairenensis CBS 421 chromosome 7, complete genome contains the following coding sequences:
- the MMS21 gene encoding SUMO ligase MMS21 (similar to Saccharomyces cerevisiae MMS21 (YEL019C); ancestral locus Anc_1.448) → MSSSSTIPECLPLHPGASTYFHGLHTSDTTKYVDLCDKQFNETLDQIINSAAPNTEELIKSLTKTYAALNTERLTAKRLAGKLNTVKQEYKMKSDQCEQISLSNWDLYRTGEMTAPNLLKLYDDAKDSRINNTQTAEDGGVTTAYLLKIFPYIWENPTCVLPDLTKSGNAKKTRAADDDEIHIEGGNIELICPITCKPYERPLISKKCGHVFDHEGIVNYLRGHGSRDCPQGGCGKVVSMRDFVPDKIMSLRCKIDKIQKIKANKEDNENLDTL, encoded by the coding sequence ATGTCAAGCTCTTCTACTATTCCAGAATGCTTACCCTTACATCCAGGAGCTAGTACTTATTTCCATGGACTGCATACATCTGATACTACTAAATATGTAGATCTTTGTGATAAACAATTCAATGAGACTTTggatcaaataataaattcagCTGCACCTAACACTGAGGAACTTATCAAATCATTGACGAAGACATATGCTGCATTGAATACTGAACGGTTAACCGCTAAACGACTGGCTGGAAAACTCAATACTGTTaaacaagaatataaaatgaaatcaGACCAGTGTGAacaaatatcattatctaaTTGGGACTTATATCGTACTGGTGAAATGACTGCTCCTAATTTGTTAAAGTTATATGATGATGCCAAGGATTCAAGAATCAATAATACCCAAACAGCGGAAGATGGAGGTGTTACCACAGCATATCTACTAAAGATTTTCCCTTATATTTGGGAGAATCCTACTTGTGTCCTACCAGATCTTACCAAGAGCGGGAATGCGAAGAAAACAAGAGCAGCTGATGACGATGAAATACATATAGAAGGTGGtaatattgaattgattTGCCCAATCACATGTAAACCTTATGAACGTCCTTTGATTTCCAAGAAATGTGGTCATGTTTTTGATCATGAAGGTAttgtaaattatttaagaGGTCACGGTTCTAGAGATTGTCCACAAGGTGGGTGCGGTAAGGTTGTTAGCATGAGAGATTTTGTTCCAGATAAAATTATGTCACTTAGATGTAAAATCGATAAAATACAGAAAATAAAGgcaaataaagaagataatgagAACCTAGACACTTTGTGA
- the PXP1 gene encoding putative indolepyruvate decarboxylase family protein (similar to Saccharomyces cerevisiae YEL020C; ancestral locus Anc_1.450) produces the protein MVDLPKGDTIEITEYFIGLLKYYEIDTVFGIVGIPIVELANSMITHGIKFISCRNEQAASYAASAYGFLTGKPAVLLVVGGPGLIHALAGVYNSTSNKWPLIVIAGSNHDEIQENLGGFQDLDQVSLLKDKVKYCGRLNGSNINSVWYNAYNSAIQPPTGVSYIDFPEHLISNNVRVPNMKQNISIPRAIKSSADPLVTKEVAQLLRRNSDQNVLVIIGKGAVNYSKGLSAFIHKYQFPFLPTPMGKGIISDMDPLNVSSARSSALSKSDIVLVFGARLNWLLHFGKPPKWKSTVKFILCDNDPHAIGNNNMQSINYSLLGDIGLIINELTEELDRVENEWGRKYGVTKELRSEILKNQFKLQEKESRSNTNGALLNYHVVYRTLREMLDLKNTFLVTEGANTMDIARISFPSLKPKQRLDAGTNATMGVGLGYGIAARLSQDYMKSKPDILVIQGDSAFGFSAIEIETAVRFKLGLIIIVINNSGIYHGTEQSKKISPYSFPATKLSQKCRYDLLGIGLGAHGYLVENIKQLQTAFERSLNSARTSSETSVINVIIEPGKQRQISFGWQNKSKL, from the coding sequence ATGGTGGACCTACCAAAGGGAGATACCATCGAAATCACAGAATACTTCATAGGCTTGCTTAAATACTATGAAATTGATACTGTTTTCGGGATAGTCGGAATACCTATAGTGGAATTAGCGAATTCGATGATTACGCATGgtatcaaattcatttcaTGCAGGAATGAACAAGCTGCTTCATATGCTGCATCAGCTTATGGGTTTTTGACTGGGAAGCCTGCTGTTTTATTGGTCGTGGGAGGTCCCGGCTTGATTCATGCGTTGGCAGGTGTCTACAACTCTACATCCAATAAGTGGCCATTAATCGTGATTGCTGGTAGTAACCATGATGAAATACAGGAGAATCTTGGGGGTTTTCAAGATTTAGATCAAGTTAGCTTACTTAAAGATAAAGTTAAATATTGCGGAAGATTAAATGGAAGTAATATCAATTCAGTTTGGTATAATGCATACAATTCCGCTATACAACCCCCCACAGGAGTCAGCTATATTGATTTTCCAGAACACCTAATTAGCAACAATGTTAGGGTTCCTaatatgaaacaaaatatttcaattcctAGAGCAATTAAATCATCGGCCGATCCATTAGTTACCAAAGAAGTTGCGCAGTTACTTAGAAGGAATTCAGATCAAAATGTTTTGGTCATAATTGGTAAAGGAGCAGTTAATTATTCAAAAGGGCTTTCAGCCTTTATTCATAAATATCAATTTCCCTTCTTGCCCACACCAATGGGAAAAGGTATTATCTCTGATATGGATCCATTGAATGTATCATCGGCAAGATCATCTGCCTTGAGCAAGAGTGATATAGTTCTAGTATTTGGTGCAAGATTGAATTGGTTACTACATTTTGGTAAACCTCCAAAATGGAAATCAACGGTAAAGTTCATCCTATGTGATAATGATCCTCACGCTAtaggaaataataatatgcAAAGTATTaattattctttattagGAGATATTGGACTGATAATTAATGAGTTGAcagaagaattagataGAGTAGAGAACGAGTGGGGCCGTAAATATGGTGTTACAAAGGAGCTAAGAAGtgaaatattaaagaacCAATTCAAACTgcaagaaaaagaatcacgttcaaatacaaatggtgcattattgaattatcaTGTTGTCTACAGAACATTAAGAGAAATGCTGGACCTAAAAAATACATTCTTAGTTACTGAAGGTGCCAATACAATGGACATCGCAAGGATTTCATTCCCTAGCTTAAAACCTAAACAGAGGTTAGATGCGGGAACAAATGCAACAATGGGAGTTGGTCTCGGCTATGGAATTGCAGCGAGACTATCCCAGGATTATATGAAATCTAAACCTGATATTCTAGTGATTCAAGGAGATTCTGCATTTGGATTCAGCGCTATTGAAATAGAAACAGCTGTGCGATTTAAACTAGgacttattattattgtgaTAAATAACAGTGGAATATATCACGGTACCGAACAATCGAAGAAAATTTCTCCATATTCTTTTCCAGCAACAAAATTATCTCAGAAATGTAGATACGATCTTCTAGGAATTGGACTGGGAGCTCATGGTTATCTTGTGGAAAATATAAAGCAGCTTCAAACAGCATTCGAAAGAAGTTTAAATTCAGCAAGGACAAGTTCGGAAACTAGTGTCATTAATGTCATTATTGAACCAGGTAAACAACGCCAAATATCCTTTGGCTGGCAAAATAAGTCAAAGTTATAA
- the BOP3 gene encoding Bop3p (similar to Saccharomyces cerevisiae BOP3 (YNL042W); ancestral locus Anc_2.270) → MNTPKSNCPNLQNRSPNLNSTNNTETNTEGINNNGDIKTKPPIHSNSLLETIFGSTVSIENLPQQAILKSLDLKIEQEKTKQQYYKLENIAKSIELFRLATSSGLHSSHIFKLFDNSAISSPTNHSSSLGNPIANDNSNPSNNSLAYVEQEHPNQPSALAQQRQQQQQQQQQQQMGEPQSYKFPPIIVNNEDENENARYTINSLLSSTKTFPPSTFANGRTNSPARIGAHAVAVLNEAVKMNEYQETNDSNNSKYGPKIESPLSVRKNHNYNHTPVTSTTHTRNSSLPALTTFSHNTSNNSNAVVNDNNNGSLSNNIDLDSNNTKSIPPGMVSILSFHNTNNSTNMPKMRKSGMINKKHRRVKSTSSQPNLHQRQYTSNPSLHKMNTLTPSSTISSSNSIQRSLSPHNRPIDLNVINNSGTNGKIKNEMGQQQQDIIDNNETCSENSSRAESPLRLTPPLDDVSIKKRANEAENDNNSNNNNNKNKILTNPNRQTQSQNSVKKILNTT, encoded by the coding sequence ATGAACACTCCCAAAAGTAACTGTCCAAATTTACAGAATAGATCGCCAAACTTAAACTCGACAAATAATACAGAAACAAATACAGAAGGCATTAACAACAACGGTGATATAAAGACAAAGCCTCCAATCCATTCTAATTCTTTGCTTGAAACGATCTTTGGATCGACTGTTTCCATTGAAAACCTACCACAACAGGctattttgaaatcattggatttaaaaattgaacaagaaaagacaaaacaacaatattataaattggaaaatattgcTAAATCGATCGAGCTATTTAGGCTGGCGACATCCTCAGGTCTCCATTCTTCAcatatcttcaaattatttgataattcagCCATTTCTTCACCGACCAACCATAGTTCTTCCTTGGGAAATCCCATTGCAAATGATAATAGTAATCCTTCTAATAACTCCTTAGCATATGTGGAACAAGAACACCCTAATCAACCGTCGGCATTAGCACAACAACggcagcagcagcagcagcagcagcagcagcaacaaatGGGTGAACCCCAGTCTTATAAATTTCCTCCTATTATCgttaataatgaagatgaaaatgaaaatgctAGATATACAATAAACTCATTACTCTCTTCTACAAAGACTTTCCCTCCATCAACTTTTGCTAATGGTAGAACCAATTCACCTGCTAGAATTGGAGCGCATGCAGTGGCAGTTTTAAATGAAGCGGTGAAGATGAATGAATATCAAGAAACCAATGACTCGAATAACTCTAAATATGGTCCCAAGATTGAGTCGCCACTATCAGTGAGAAAAAACCATAATTATAATCATACACCAGTTACATCAACCACTCATACCCGTAATTCATCATTGCCAGCTTTGACGACTTTTTCGCATAATACTAGTAATAATTCTAATGCTGTcgttaatgataataataatggttccctatcaaataatattgatttagATTCCAACAATACTAAAAGTATCCCTCCTGGAATGGTGTCAATATTAAGTTTTcataatactaataattcCACTAATATGCCCAAGATGAGAAAATCAGGTATGATTAATAAGAAACATAGACGTGTGAAATCAACATCCTCACAACCTAATTTACACCAAAGGCAATACACTTCTAATCCTTCTTTACATAAAATGAATACCTTAACGCCTTCGTCTACgatttcttcatctaataGTATTCAACGTTCATTATCACCACATAATCGCCCCATTGATTTGAATgtaattaataattctgGAACAAATGGCAAGATTAAGAATGAGATGggacaacaacaacaagacattattgataataatgaaacatGCAGTGAAAATAGTAGCCGTGCAGAAAGTCCACTTAGACTAACTCCACCATTAGATGATGTAAGTATAAAAAAGAGGGCAAACGAAgcagaaaatgataataatagtaataataataataataagaataaaatacTTACGAATCCGAATCGACAAACACAATCACAAAATTCTGTTAAGAAGATTTTGAACACAACGTAA